From the Penicillium oxalicum strain HP7-1 chromosome V, whole genome shotgun sequence genome, one window contains:
- a CDS encoding Protein SVP26, translating to MWILPLVGYLGVIVGFCFLTLAIASGLYYLSELVEEHTVFARKLLSRLIYSIIGIQVLLVLFDRFPISLSLLSIFSHLVYASNLRRFPLVKLTDPLFILSCVLVVINHWLWFRHFSTPIPATRRNEGNWRQPYQVDYSDMPSFSEVASYFGLCVWLVPFALFVSLSAGDNVLPTMGTEYASSAHASHVRSSSESKAKNKGMAKALVDGVREWAGETGELMGLWKGDRTRRF from the exons ATGTGGATTTTACCTCTTGTAGGCTACCTCGGGGTGATTGTCGGATTTTGCTTCCTGACACTTGCAATTG CATCCGGCTTGTATTACCTCTCTGAACTGGTCGAGGAACATACTGTCTTTGCTCGAAAACTGCTCAGTCGTCTCATATACTCCATCATCGGCATTCaagtcctcctcgtcctgtTCGATCGATTCCCCATCTCGCTTTCCCTCCTCAGCATCTTCTCCCACCTGGTCTACGCCAGCAACCTGCGTCGCTTCCCCCTGGTCAAATTGACTGACCCACTGTTCATTCTATCCTGCGTGCTGGTCGTCATCAATCACTGGCTATGGTTCCGCCACTTCTCAACGCCAATCCCTGCGACAAGACGCAATGAGGGTAACTGGCGCCAGCCCTACCAGGTGGATTATAGTGACATGCCCTCGTTCTCGGAAGTGGCGTCCTACTTTGGCCTGTGTGTCTGGTTGGTGCCCTTTGCTTTGTTTGTCAGTCTGAGCGCGGGCGACAATGTCCTTCCGACCATGGGCACCGAATACGCGAGCAGTGCGCACGCCAGTCACGTCCGAAGCTCATCTGAAAGCAAAGCGAAGAACAAGGGAATGGCAAAGGCTTTGGTGGATGGTGTACGAGAATGGGCTGGAGAGACTGGCGAGCTGATGGGGCTCTGGAAAGGTGACCGCACCAGGCGGTTCTGA